The Fusarium falciforme chromosome 8, complete sequence region CTTTCTTATCGATACAGGGCTGTTTGGTTGGCATCTGGAGTGAAGGGTTTACTCTTCCTTCATCGAAGATCGCCTACATTTAACGAGGAGACCAAACATATCGCAAGGTGGGAGACACATACTCCGTAGACAAGATATAATTCTTGAAGCGATATTAAGTCATTAATAAACGACACAATGTCTGCAGGAGTCATGCCCATGTTTACACACCCGTCATCATACCTATCGAAGCATGTTTAGCAATAGCCCCTTGCTCACAACACACTGGTGTACCCAACACATTATGACAATGCTCTATTCGCAGAGATAGCGGCTACTCGCATAACTATTCGAGTTACTGCGCGAAACTACGGCGCCCGATTCATTGGCTGCCCTCCAAGGTTTGGTCGCATGAGCTTCAAGTGACTGTGAGGCTCCCCGATACAGCTACGGGTCCAACGAAGCCACTTCGCAGACCGCAACTCCGAATACAAGAAGAAATAAGCCAGAAGTATTGGCCATGGGGACATATTGAAGTGGGCATCACATGTTGGTTCCCTCACAAGCGCACCCATGACCACTATGCTTGCGTTGCGACTGAACAAGACACAGAACACAGCCAACGTCCTGTCCCTGCATCAAGGATGACCAATACGGACTGTTTATCACTACTAAATAAACATCTCAGTCACACTGTTCATTTACAGAACATGGCTTGTTATTTCCAAGTCTCCCTACAGTCATCATCTCCTTTTTGTCACCTTAACCCCAGTGACAAGACATAATTGTATGGAGCATCTCGGGACACGTATCAAGAAAAGATTAATTGAATTCCAGAAAAGCAAGGGATCTGAGACAGTTTCAAGTGAAACCCTCAAGGTCATGAAAGTTGGCCTTTGATGGATAAATTGGGAAGTCAAAGCCTCGGGGAATAGGCAGCCATCTAACAGAGACGGACGCAACAAAGTTCAGCACAGGCTTCGCTTGTGGGTGGATAAGCTCGCGCTTGGGTTGCGATTTGAGGTTGCAGCTCTGGTAGCCAATCAGATGCATCAAGTTGGCGCTTGTCGCATGTTGGAGAGGTTGATTGCCAAGGGACATTGTGCAACGTTGAGCTTCCGAAACTTGGGAATATCAGCAATGTGGCTGGAAGCTTACGAAGGAACAGCAGTTTCTTCTTGCTTGTGatagaaaagaagaagctctcaAGTCGAATCCTTCGTCGGTATCAAAACCTGGTTCAAGACGCAGGTTTCGCAGTTCTACCCACCCATTCTACATTCACGCCTCGTCCGATTGGTCGGGCTGCGGTTCGTCCTGTTCAGCTAGGCAGGGGCTCGGACCTGGTTTGACCAAGAGAGCTGGCGATGACGAAACCAAACATCCATCGAATGCTGGAGCAAGCTTCTGAGGGGAGTGACGAATTCGATCGCCCCCATGAGCACGCGAGTGTTGCAAGGCAAGTTGGAAAGCTGGCCGGATGAGAAGCAGAAGCCAGTGTCGCGCGTCGATGGACGGACGGACGGCCTTGGTTTGCGTGTTTACACGTGCTTTGTGAGTCAAAGGTTGTCGTCATCGAAGCCATCGTCACTTTGTAGACATGTGTCCTGATTGTTTGGCAATCACCCAAGGGCAGCGCTCATCAGTTTATGAGAATAGCACAAtgtgaatagcttcatcaACTTCACAAAAGCCAATCTCGCACATTATCCCCCTTCCCAACCTCCTCTTGACCAGcctccttgaccatcttCCCCCACTTCTAGCTCCCTCCCGTCCATCAGCCACCCCTGTCGAGGATCCCCACCGTTAGTGGCTTAATTAGCGCCTCTCCTGCTGGAACACGCTGGAAGAGGCCACTGAAACCTTGACCCGAGGCCTGGAGCTCAGGGCAGTTCCCGCTCGAGGCGGGGATGGGTTCCGTCACTCACTGCCACTCAACTGCACCTATTGCATTCCACGTCTGCCTTGACTTGCTTCTTCTGCCCACACCACAACCCACAACTTCTTCCTGTCCCTTTCCCTTCAGCTAGCATCGTCATCCGTCACCATCTTTgctccctccccctccaacaAACAACAAAAAGGACTCGCCCGTCGTCTATCGCACCCGCGCGCGCGCTCTTTCCTTCGCTTCTTCTGTATTCGTATCATTCTCGTCCATCGACTTTCAACGCCATGGCCCCTCCGCCAAACCCCAATCTTCCTATCCAGGAGAGGCTGATTGCCCTCGCCAAGACCCTGCAGTGTACGTGGTATCTCCTTGGTCCAAGTTGCGCGCGCATATGCCAACGAGATCGCTTTGCTAACTGTTGCTTCTTTGCAAAATAGTCGCTTGGTTCGTTGGGTATGTCTTGTCACCGTCCCAGTCCTTGTTCCGTCCACTGCCGGCGCACCGAATGGCCACGATAGCTCCTTGGGCAGCTCCATGTCTCCCTCTCGAGCTCGCTTCGCTTCCAATTTTGAGTCGATCTGTGACTAATCAGCATGTTTCGACTACAGACACATGACCCTAATTCTTACCACGATTCGATATGGCTTCTCGTGGCTCCGAATGAACTATTACTCGGGTATGGCCCAGTTCTCGTATCGGACCGCCTTTATcgccgccgctgccaccTATGGTATTGTCGTCTACAAGACTCTGCGCGCCCGCGCAAAGACTGGCGCTCGCCCTGCTCCCGGCCCTCTGGCCCTCCTTTCGGATGAGAACATTCAGTACCTCAGTAAGGACAACCTTTGCCGACGGATTGGCTCTTATCTTGCAGCAACTTGAAGCTGACATTTCCCAGTCATGGCCCTCGTGTGGCTCTTTACTCCCCAGTACCCCCTCGCTCTGCTCCCCTACTCGATCTACTCGGTTTTCCACGTTGCTACCTACACCCGCGCCAACCTGATTCCCACCCTCCTTGCGCCCAAGACTGAGCCGCAGCCCGAGGGCTCTTCTCCCAGCCGCCGACCCGTGGTCAACAGCCCCCTCGCTGACCAGATCGGTGCTTTCGTCAAGGAGTACTACGATGCTTCCATGTCCATTGTCTCGTCGCTCGAGATTCTTCTCTGGTTCCGCATTCTGCTgtcggccatcttcttccagcgCCGATCTTGGATCCTGATTGTCCTCTACACTGCCTTCCTCCGTGCTCGCTACACCCAGAGCAGCCACGTCCAGAACTCGTTCGCCCAGCTCAGCACCCGTGTCGACTCTCTGGTCGCTTCCCAGGGAACTCCCCCTGCCGCGCGCCAGGCTTGGCAGACggccaaggaggctgccAGGCAGTTCCACGATGCCACCGATGTCGGTAAGTACGTCAGCGGTCCGGCCAAGAAGACCTCATAAGGCAAGATGCGCAATCGCGCGACTCGGACATCTACGAAGATGCGCACGAGCCGGTGTGCGCCTTCCGAAGAAGCTATGTGTGCTTCAACGAGACATGACAATCTAAAAAGAGGACCACGACGCTACGAGTTGGATCCGGGCTGTCAATCAGCCACTGCGTGAGGACGATCCCAGGTCCATGGAACAAGAGACAAGGATTAGACGTTACGTCCTGGGAATCGCAAGTTTGAGGCACGGTCAAACGATGGAGAAAAGCCGTGTCTTTGTGTCAATAGTTTTGTTTTATCCTATACTGGGGGGACTTTTCTTGTGCGACTGTTCCCACGTCTGTCTGTTGGAGGAGTTTGGTGGGCTGAGCATTTCGGCTTGGTTCGACAAGCAAAGGAAGCTGGTTTGGACTTGATCGGGCGGGACATCAATGGGAGGAACAAGGACGAAGACGGGGAGGAGACTGAACTAGGTCAGGGGTTGCGGGATGGATTTCCTGGTGTTATAACTCCGCTGCATTGAATTTCAAGTTATCGTGCTATTCGTTGATCTTGATGCTGGCTGAACAGGTCAGCTGCGAAACTAGGATGTGACTATCCAATTGAAACCTGTATAGCTTCGAAAATATCATGAATGCATCAGAAATATGTGCCGGATTGCCGTGGCCATGATCTGAGCTGGCCCgctaagaaaaatatcttggtcttgacgtcgtcaatgatgacgatgaggccTCATTCCAGATAGCGATAGTAGTGGGGCCCTCAGCCATGACGTCGGTACCTCTGGTAGGTACTGTTAGCATGTGGTGACCACGTCTTTCAACCTTGCAACTTCAGCCTTTCAACCTCCATCGCCTCCTGCTCCCCGTCCAGGCTGTCTACGAGCTTGTCCTGATACTCTCTTTAGCCCTCAAGTTCCCGTCTGTCTCTACCTCTGGTGCGCTGTCAGTCATGGCTTCGCTCTTGCGACAGATTGTCGCGGGGCCACGCGCTCGACATCCTGAAGCCGGCCTGGACCTTTGTTACGTTACGGATCGCATCATTGCCACGTATGTCACAAGATGATCGTTGGATTCCTCTATTTCCTCCTCAAATTGCTGAATTTCGCTAACATCACCTGCCCCCAGGTCCGGCCCCTCGCAAACGTACCCGCAGCTCGCCTACCGAAACCCCCTCGATCAGCTAGTCAAGTTCCTCGACTCCAAGCATGGTGAAGACTGGGCGATATGGGAGTTCCGCGCCGAAGGAACCGGATATCCAGACGAATCCGTATACGGTCGCGTGAGGCACTACCCATGGCCAGATCACCATCCCCCACCCTTTCGCCTCATGCCGATGATCTTGGCCAGTATGCGCAACTGGATGCACGGCGGCGATCTCGAGGGTGGACGAGTTACAGAAGATGGGAGACCTGTGTCTTCAGGGAAAGGGACGGATGATGCTGCGCggagggaggagaagcgCAAGTCGAGGGTTGTGGTGGTGCATTGCAAGGCTGGCAAGGGACGTAGTGGGACTGTGAGTTGCAGTTACCTCATTGCTGAGGAGGGCTGGAAGCCTGAAGATGCACTTGCGCGGTTCACTGAGCGGAGGATGCGGCCTCGGTTCGGAGCTGGTGTTTCTATACCTTCGCAGTTACGTTGGATCAGCTACGTCGAGCGTTGGACGAAAGGCGGCAAGAAATACATCGACCGGCCGATTGAGATTGTCGAGATCCATGCCTGGGGTCTACGGAATGGTGTCAGAGTCGACGTGGAAGGTTTCGCAGATGAAGGCAAGAAGATCGACATCTTTCACAccttcaagaaggaggagcgtGTGCTTGTCGATCCTGAAGCGCCAGAGGAGAGCGGTATCAGCGACATGATATGGGAGATGGCCGGATACTCGGCCACCAAGCAAAAGGAAAAGGCTCCAGATGAGGCGCACTTTTCGGATGCGACGAACCCTGGCAACGGCGAGGCTTCGACGAATGAAAAGGACGCCAAGGGTAAGAAGGAGGTCATCAAGCGCAAGGGGACGGAGCTTCTTCACAAGGTGTCGCCGGCGAGTTCACGCAAGTCGGTCGCTTCCAAGAGTGCATCCGCTCCTCCAAGCGCTACCTCTTCCAAAACAGAACTTACCGATGCATCCTCGGAACAAGAACCCGGGGGCATGGCCGTTATTCTAAGACCTAAGGAGCCTATCCGCATCCCCAACAGCGACGTCAACATCTCGGTGGAGCGTCGTAACAAGACGACCAAGAGTATGGGTCTGACCATGGTAACAGCCGTCGCACATGTATGGTTCAACGCCTTTTTCgaaggtcaaggccctgAAAACGACGGCAAGCCCGCCGAGAGCGGCGTCTTCAACATCGAATGGGACGCCATGGATGGGATCAAGGGCTCCAGCCGCAAAGGCTCCCGGGCCATGGACCGCATCGCCGTGGTGTGGCGCGTGGCCGGTACCGATGCCATGCCCGAGGAGGTGCTGGAGCCTGACGAGGGACAGCCGGTGCCGCAGGTGAGGGCGGCGGACTGGAAGGGTGCAAATAAGGAAGATCCAGATGCTGAGAAGGATTTGGGGTTGAGAGTGCAGAGTCCGGTGAGTGCGGATGTAAGCAAGGCGAGTAGTATCAAGAGTGCAGAGGGCACtattgaggagaagaagggggagAACGTGGAGGATATAGAGGGTGTCAAGTCGACTGGACCTTCAGGCGAGGATCTGACGATTGGGGAGCATGGAGAGGATAAGACGAAGGAGACAAGACAGTGAAGAGATGGAGATTGGGGGGTAGATAATGATGGGCATGTTCTGAGACCTAGCGAGCATAGAAACCATCCATGATATCCATGCACTTGTTCTACACCGGAGCACGAGGGGTGCGACTGGCCAAGGCATCTTGTACCAGTGCCACTGCCTCTTCAACGAAACATGTGAGAATGAACGAAGGCTCGAATGACAAGAAGATATGACCAGGAGCTATAGCTAGCGGAGGTGATCCTAGCTATCCCGGCATCTTCATCCAACTACTATTAGTACCCTCGCCCAGTATACCCAGCTCAGACTTCAATGCCTCGTTTCAACGGGCTACAGCCCTGGATCAGTGCCAAGACGACGCCGGCATGACTCGAAAACCACGCCAGAACACAACCAACACTGAATCATTCCTCCAAAGCTCAAGTTTCATGCGGGACGTGGCGGCGAGGGACCCTTGCTCGGAGAGAAAGCTGATTCACCTTTGTGGAGAGGCTGTACATGTAGGGAGACAGATCATCATGCACATCAGACGGGATTCCACTGATCTGGGGCTTGTGCTTTGGAGGGAATACGTGGGAGGTGCAGACGGGGAGCTTCAGAGGATGTAGGACATGAGTTGGTATGCCGATGGGTTGTATGCTTCTTGCTGTCATCTTTGCAAGTCGATGTACCGATCTCAACTCAACCGACACCCGAGATCTTCAAATCAGTGACCCGATGGTCCGATAAAACAAAACAGTATATCCCCTGATATGAACAAGGGGAGACCCTAGGATCTCACGCTCGGATGCCGCTGTGGAAATCTAGAGCCCCGAGAGCCGCAACCCCCGAGGGCCCGGGCCGCGATGGTCCGCAAACAAGGATATCCTAAGAAGAGGATATCGCACGACAGGTTTCATGGAAGGATGGCTGCGTTACGAGGTGCAGGATCGTCGCGGGGTTGATATCAAGGGGCGTCCTTGTTAGAGTGTGTGAGATGGCAGTTGGAAGTtggtggaggagagagggaaCAAGACGCAGCCATGTAAGTCCTATAAAGCTCTTGGTTCCTGCTCTGGATACTGTGAGGTTTTGTAAGAGCCAAGCAAGGCCATACTCAtatccatcatcatgtcgCGAATGCAAaccctcgaggagaagcacCCGGAACTCTTCCAGCCAGACCTCAGCATTGACCGCCGCAAGTGCACAAGAACAGTCCCCATGGAagtcctcgccctcggcatGTCACGAACAGGCACATCCTGTAAGCACCAAGACACCTCCGTCCCAAACCCACCAGCTAACATCTCCAGCGATGCAGCGAGCCCTCATGATCCTCGGCTACAACGAAGTATACCACGGCTTCGCCATGTTCGCCAACCCCTGCGAGGTCGAGCTCTGGAAGGAAGCATTCCATAGGAAATACGACCTCCAGCCCGGCCAGGAACCTCTCGGGCGCAAAGACTTTGATCAACTCCTCGGACACTGCGGTGCCATCTGCGACTATCCAGCCAACTGCTTCGGCCCCGAGATGCTCGAAGCGTACCCAGAGTCCAAGGTCGTACTCGTCGAGCGCGACGTGGAGGCTTGGTACAAGAGCTTCAATGGCAGCATCATCAGTACCATGTATAACCCGTTCTGGCGGTTTCTCGCTGCCATTGGGGCTAGGTACGTTTCCGAGGTTGACGGCTTGACGACGGTGTGGTTCAAGTACCACTTCAAGGCGACGACCAAGGAAGAGATACAGGCCAATGTGCGAGAAGGATACAAGCAGCACTACAAGAACGTGAGAGAAACCACACCCCCTGAGCGGCTTCTCGAGTACAGCCTCAAAGATGGGTGGGAGCCGCTATGCAAGTTCCTGGGCAAGCCCATTCCTGAAGTGCCGTTTCCGCACATCAATGATCAGGAGTCGTTCCACGAAAAGttgaccatcatcatgaagAAGGGGACCAAGGTGTTTGCGCGCAACTTGATGTATGTCGCTGTGCCGAGTATCGTCGCGACAGCGGCATATTACTTTGCGACAAGTGACATGGGCAGCGGGTTGTTGTCGTCTATTCCAAGTCAGGTCGGAAACTTGGGTGTTGTGAACTGAAGAGATGATTGTGACATAAATCGAGTCCCAGCGTGGGTTGATTGATGAAAGGGTATCTATAGATTGAATGGACGTTCCTTGGGGTAAAGAGAGCATCAATAATGTCTCCCCCTTCCTCTGTAATGCCGATCTCCTCGATATCCTCCATATGGTCCTCCACGTCGGTGGTCTCCTCTATCCCTGTGACCATGGTACCCTCCACGCCCGCCTTCGTGGTGAGGTGGTGGAGGTACaggctcctcgacctcgacttcATACTCCTCGTACTCCTCTCGGAAGTACTCCCCTGTAGTCTCTTGCTCCTGTTTCGCACTTTCAGGGTCAAACACAAATCTCATAGTTCCATCCTGCCCCCGAGCAGTCCTACGTCCAGAAGCATCTCCAGGCCAAGAGTTAGAAGTCGCTGGGGATGTGGCCGAGGCTGGTGTGAGAGGTTGAGGATCTTCAGCCTCGCAGCGGGAACAGAAGAACAGATGACGCGGCTCGAATGCCTTGTCAAGATCGTTGTTAAGCCGGATCTTGATATCGATGATCTTGTTCTGGTCAAACTGCGGCCCAAGCTTGGTCGACTTTTGGTGCTGCACGTAGAGATCGAGGATGTCGAGCATCGTCTCCATGACGGCACCTCGATGATATTggggcttcttggccgcgTATTCTTGCACCCTTTCAACATGTTGTTCTGTCATCAGAGCCGTAAGCTCCACCACGGCCATGACCATGGAGAAGGTTGTGCGCTTGATGGGCACAAACGTCTTGTACATGTCGATGCACATGGCGTATGCAGTCTCAAAGAATGGCTTGCCCTCTTCCTTGCCCAATATTTCCCGTACCACCTTGACGAGGAGCTTCTGAGGGTATCGTGTGCGAAAATCGAAGCCGATAGTTTCAAGGATCAAGCGTTCGAGGCAGATGATGATTTTGCCCGGAGAGTCAAAGATCTAGGACAGGATGAGAACATATTCAGAGCACAAGAGTGTATGGGGTTCGTACCTTGTCGTCGGAAGCTGCTGGTTTCTCTGGATTCTTGACATTATACGCCGCGGCAAGGATTTCCTTGGACTTTTTGATGGTATCCTCCACCTTGCACGCTACAAACAGAGCGGCCAGCGCTGCGTCCTGGTAGTTGTACTCGGCGTCGCGAAAGTTGAGTCGAAACTTGTGGAAATACGTGCACGCAGTATCAAACGTTCGAACAGGCCTAGCTATTGTCAGAGTCGAGGCAGAGAACTGAGCGTCGTGTCCAACTCACAGCTGCAAGTACTCTCTGACGTTGTCAATCAGCTGCACACCCTGCAGTCGGTAATTATCCTGCCTTGCTGGGTCGCAGCCGTTATCCTTGAGCATTCGTCGGAGTTTGAGCTCGGTTGTGTATTGGTTCGAGCTCGAGATGAAGCCTGGATGAGGTCCAATCTTAGGTATCGCGTCGCCGTTCGTCGCCGTGGCGGCTCGTTCATTGTTTGAGGGGGCCATTTCGGTGGCTGCTGCGCCGAGACCAGGCTCAGCGGGTAAAGGATGCGGCAGGAATGTATGCGGTGATCGAGAGTACTACGGGAGGTGTCGTGTCTGGGGTGTTGCTGGTCGTAGAGGATACTGGATATCGCTTGGTTCTTAGGCTTCGAGCGACGGAATCGAAGGATTATCGTGGAAGGAGTTGATCTGCCAACCCGAGGCGCCGCGGGCCGTTCTATGTAGTTTAAACACGGATACGAGTGGAATAATTCTTGCAGACGGTGGTCCGGCAGTTTATTAGTAGAGGAATCCAGGTATTTTGTGTTTCTGAAGAGCTTGAATCGGTTGGCGATGGGAGCTCTGATGCgacaaggctgaggctggtgtGTGGCGCAGTTGCACCAGCCACAGTTCGTGGTTAGGTATCTTGAATCCGTCTGCGCAGCGACAACTTTGGGAATGAACAATCACAACTTAAGCGATTGGCTCACCTAACGAGTTGGTGTATAATTTTATGGTTTCTTGTTTGCTTATGACTGCCGTTTATTTACAGTGACATTGGTATGTGCAGGTTCTAGTTAAGTAGTTGTGCCTCCCTTAATCACCATTGATCCCCAGTTCAAAACGCCAATGCCCAAATCTCAGCAACATTGTAAAAGAAACGACGAGACAGAGTAGTTCAGTGATTATCTTCTCTCCTGCTCAGGCCGCTGTCAGTTTTCATATTTTAATTATCGTTGACTTGGCACGGTTGTTACCTTCTAGAGTAAATTGACATTTCTTTTTCGCCTGCAATAGGGTAACCCGACATCCCACCCGTCACAACCGAGACAGGGCCCCATTGCAGTCGGCATTTCTGAATCGATGTCTATTCCAAATCGGTAGATGCGATAGTAGGAGCGTGATGGAAGTCACCGTCCGCCTCCTTGAAAGAGGGAAAGGGGAGGGCAGCAGCCAGAGTGGCGCaggcgacgacgaagaaGGTGCTGAAGTTCATGTTGGAAGTTGGTGGGGTATGGATTGTAAGAAGGTACTAATGGAATGAGAGTGCAGACAGGATCGAGTGAGTTTTTGTAGATGGTATAAGTAAAGCAGGAATAGAGAGAATGGAGACCAGCTCAGCTTGATGTCAAGGAAGGACCAATGTTTGAAGGAACAATGAAGAATGGTTCTTGGGAAACAAGTGGTTGAATCAATGGCTTTTGTACCATTGAGGGATTGTCCCTTTCAGCAAACTCAATCACCCTAACCCACTAGCATCAGCCCGACTGTCTCGAATGATTCGCTATCGCTCGAGGCGTCGTCATCCAGAACCGCATCTTTCCTTCGAAACGACCGATCGCCAGGGCACACTGGAGTCTTCACGTCCACCAGGGGTTTTACTAGTGACGAATACTTCGGGTAGTGGGCGCTGGCGAATCGCCGGAGCAGGGGGGATCTGCAAGTCAGGGAGGTGGGGAGGTTCAAGATGGAGTCACTCTCAACTTCTTAGAGGGCAGATTCTGCAAGGCCCCTTGCTTGTTTCCGACGGTCCGTAAGAAGAGACAAACAAGCCCATGATTTGATGTTGCCCGAGTTCCGTGACTCGCGAGTTTCTGTCTTCATGGTGAAACTTGTACTTGTTGAGGCGGAACATCTTCATGCCGCAGTGACCAATGAGAAGCTCTCACCATAGGAGCTCATTCCCATTACGCCCACCCCCGCGCTCCTTCCGGAAGCACGGTTGGTGGAGGTATTAGCTCGCGAGCTGACGTCTTCAGCCCCAGGCagactctccatctccaacatcGAATCCAGCATCCACAGCAGCTCATCACACGAATAAACCATACTTTTGGCATCTGCATTTGCATTGGAGTTTATCATCGTTCATCATCATGCTCTACCCTTCCTTGCTCCGTCTTGGATTGGCCACGGGGCTTCTTGCCGGCCATGGCTACGCCGCGCCCGCCCACGCGACTGACGATCTGGACGACACTCCACTTCCCGTTGTTGTTTGGCATGGTCTTGGTGACTACGTCCACAGCGAAAGCATGAAAGCCGTGGAGGAACTCATCGAGTCCGCCAACCCTGGCACATTTGTCTATGTGATTGCTGTCGACAAGAGCTCCGAGCAAGACCGCACCGCCACCTTCACTGGCAACGTCTCGGCCCAAATCGAGCAAGTCTGCGAGGAGCTTGCCAAGCATCCGATCCTGTCTACGGCACCGGCAATTGATGCTGTCGGCATCTCCCAGGGTGGCCAGTTCCTGCGTGGCTACGTCGAGCGATGTAACTGGCCCCAGGTCCGCAGTCTCGTCACATTTGGCAGCCAACACAATGGTATCTCCAAGTTCAGAGTTTGCGCAGACAACGACTGGATCTGCAAGGGAGCTATGGCGCTTCTTAAGTTCAACGTCTGGAGCAGCTTCGTGCAGTCGCGTCTTATCCCCGCCCAATACTTCCGTGACCCCCAGAACCCAGACTACGAACGCTATCTCGAGCACTCCAACTTCCTGGCTGATATCAACAACGAACGCGAGCTCAAGAACGAAAAGTACAAGGCGAACCTTGGCAGCTTGACCAACTTTGTCATGTGGATGTTTGAGAGCGACACCATGGTTTCCCCCAAGGAGTCGTCCTGGTTTGAGGAGGTCAACGGTACCGAGGTCACCCCGTTGAGAGCCCGCCAGCTCTACCGCGAGGACTGGCTCGGTCTGCGTGAGCTTGACCGCAAGGGTGGTCTTCGATTCCGAGTTGCACCTGGTGACCACCTCGAGAACATGGGCGAACTTCTCAACAAGACAGCGGCTGAGTTCTTTGGCCCTTGGCGAAAGACGTTCAAGTCTGACATGGAGAACCCTACGGGAGACGGTCTCTTTGAGGCGGAGGAGCTATAGCGTTGCACCGAAGTGACTACTACCGAGTGTTCTGGATTTTATCGGGGTTATTCTGCACATAAAGCTGGGTTGAAGGGAAAGGCGAAGGCAGGGAACAAGGCGTGAAATTGATATGTCAGGAACAAGGTCATGAATGGGTTGGCGTGTTTATGTAATACCACTCAACAGGACAATATTGATATTGGATGAATGCAAAGGCACAGTtctatttattct contains the following coding sequences:
- a CDS encoding Cyclin N-terminal domain-containing protein gives rise to the protein MAPSNNERAATATNGDAIPKIGPHPGFISSSNQYTTELKLRRMLKDNGCDPARQDNYRLQGVQLIDNVREYLQLPVRTFDTACTYFHKFRLNFRDAEYNYQDAALAALFVACKVEDTIKKSKEILAAAYNVKNPEKPAASDDKIFDSPGKIIICLERLILETIGFDFRTRYPQKLLVKVVREILGKEEGKPFFETAYAMCIDMYKTFVPIKRTTFSMVMAVVELTALMTEQHVERVQEYAAKKPQYHRGAVMETMLDILDLYVQHQKSTKLGPQFDQNKIIDIKIRLNNDLDKAFEPRHLFFCSRCEAEDPQPLTPASATSPATSNSWPGDASGRRTARGQDGTMRFVFDPESAKQEQETTGEYFREEYEEYEVEVEEPVPPPPHHEGGRGGYHGHRDRGDHRRGGPYGGYRGDRHYRGRGRHY
- a CDS encoding Palmitoyl-protein thioesterase 1, with the protein product MLYPSLLRLGLATGLLAGHGYAAPAHATDDLDDTPLPVVVWHGLGDYVHSESMKAVEELIESANPGTFVYVIAVDKSSEQDRTATFTGNVSAQIEQVCEELAKHPILSTAPAIDAVGISQGGQFLRGYVERCNWPQVRSLVTFGSQHNGISKFRVCADNDWICKGAMALLKFNVWSSFVQSRLIPAQYFRDPQNPDYERYLEHSNFLADINNERELKNEKYKANLGSLTNFVMWMFESDTMVSPKESSWFEEVNGTEVTPLRARQLYREDWLGLRELDRKGGLRFRVAPGDHLENMGELLNKTAAEFFGPWRKTFKSDMENPTGDGLFEAEEL